A stretch of Gossypium hirsutum isolate 1008001.06 chromosome A06, Gossypium_hirsutum_v2.1, whole genome shotgun sequence DNA encodes these proteins:
- the LOC107941792 gene encoding phosphoglycerate mutase-like protein 1 codes for MQKMKTTTAQFTYPWQLCKTVHLVRHGQAMHNVEGDINREALLSPHLFDAQLSPLGLHQVGKLRNDVHASGLLKRIELVVTSPLYRTMQTAFGVFGSTESNEDAGVNHPQIMAVELCRDRMGVRPCDMRRRVSECQALFPSIDFSMMDGEDDSLWNPNVRESEEEMAARMVLFIKWLWTRPEQEIVIVSHGIILQQILNVLENDCHPTARTALCKRFDNCELRSVVIVDKSLKVADSQLCSPRNAAKETVLREEVSV; via the exons ATGCAGAAAATGAAGACCACAACAGCTCAATTTACATACCCATGGCAGCTTTGCAAAACTGTCCACCTG gtgAGGCATGGACAAGCCATGCATAATGTAGAAGGAGACATTAACCGTGAAGCACTGTTGTCCCCTCACCTATTTGATGCCCAACTTTCCCCACTGGGCCTGCACCAG GTTGGTAAACTGCGGAACGATGTTCATGCTAGTGGGCTACTTAAGAGGATTGAGTTAGTCGTAACTTCCCCCTTATACAG GACCATGCAAACTGCTTTTGGAGTTTTCGGTAGTACTGAAAGCAACGAAGATGCAGGTGTCAATCACCCCCAAATTATGGCAGTTGAGCTTTGTCGAGACCGCATG GGTGTTCGTCCTTGTGATATGAGGAGAAGGGTCAGCGAGTGTCAGGCTCTTTTCCCTTCCATTGATTTCTCAATG ATGGATGGTGAAGATGACAGCTTGTGGAATCCAAACGTTCGAGAGTCCGAAGAGGAAATGGCTGCTCGAATGGTTCTTTTTATTAAATG GCTATGGACAAGGCCAGAACAAGAGATTGTGATTGTGAGTCATGGCATAATACTTCAACAAATACTAAATGTACTTGAAAACGACTGTCATCCAACAGCTAGAACAGCTTTATGCAAACG CTTCGACAATTGTGAGCTCCGTTCCGTGGTCATCGTCGACAAAAG CTTGAAGGTAGCGGATTCACAGCTTTGCTCACCAAGAAATGCTGCAAAAGAGACTGTGTTAAGAGAGGAAGTTTCCGTCTGA